The following coding sequences are from one Sphaeramia orbicularis chromosome 11, fSphaOr1.1, whole genome shotgun sequence window:
- the LOC115428142 gene encoding CUB and sushi domain-containing protein 2-like has protein sequence MAAQRFRTEVNYDVLEVRDGRFPSSPLIGSYQGTQVPQFLISTSNFLYLLFSTDKSHSDIGFRIRYETLQLQSDHCVDPGIPVNGQRHGNDFYVGALVTFSCDAGYTLSDTEPLECEPNFQWSRPLPSCDALCGGYIQGNVGTILSPGFPDFYPHNLNCTWIIETSHGKGVQFTFHTFHLESPHDHLLVTENGSFSQPLWRLTGSTLPPPLSAGLFGNYTAQIRFLSDFSVSYEGFNITFSEYDLEPCEDPGIPPYSTRKGLQYGVGDALIFSVFPVLPTGGLQCDYADVPISIQVQVPATPSPITSPIS, from the exons ATGGCAGCACAGCG GTTCCGAACAGAGGTCAACTACGATGTCCTCGAGGTCCGCGATGGACGTTTCCCCTCCTCACCTCTGATTGGCAGTTACCAGGGCACACAGGTTCCACAGTTCCTCATCAGTACCTCCAACTTTCTGTACCTGCTCTTCTCCACTGACAAGAGCCACTCGGACATCGGTTTCCGCATACGCTATGAAA CCTTGCAGTTACAGTCGGATCACTGCGTGGACCCGGGCATACCTGTCAACGGACAGCGGCATGGCAACGATTTCTATGTCGGTGCCTTGGTGACATTTAGTTGCGACGCAGGTTACACACTTAGCGACACGGAGCCTTTAGAATGCGAACCCAATTTTCAGTGGAGCCGGCCCCTGCCCAGCTGTGATG CATTATGCGGAGGCTACATCCAGGGCAACGTCGGTACCATCTTGTCACCTGGCTTCCCAGACTTTTACCCGCACAACCTGAACTGCACATGGATAATTGAGACCTCCCATGGCAAAG GTGTCCAGTTCACCTTCCACACATTCCATCTTGAAAGCCCTCATGACCATTTACTGGTGACGGAGAACGGCAGCTTCTCTCAGCCCCTTTGGAGACTGACGGGCTCCACACTGCCCCCGCCCCTCAGCGCAGGGCTTTTTGGAAATTACACGGCTCAGATCCGCTTCCTGTCCGACTTCTCTGTTTCCTACGAAGGCTTCAACATCACTTTCTCTG AGTATGATTTGGAGCCTTGTGAAGATCCTGGAATCCCACCCTACAGCACCAGAAAGGGTCTGCAGTACGGAGTGGGTGATGCTCTCATCTTCTCCGTTTTCCCGGTGTTACCGACTGGAGG